The Jiangella alba genome includes the window CCCGAGCTTCGTCATGCGCTCGGCCACCAGTTCGGCCGTCGGCGCGTCCATGACCCCGGTGACCCGGCCGTCGGCCAGGAACAGCACGCGGTCGGCGAACGACGCCGCGACCGGGTCGTGGGTGACCATGACGACCGTCTGGCCGCTGTCGTCGACGATGCGGCGCAGCAGTTCGAGCACCTGCCGGCCGGTGCGGGTGTCGAGCGCGCCGGTGGGTTCGTCGGCGAAGACCGCGTCGGGCTGGGTGACCAGCGCCCGCGCGATGGCGACCCGCTGCTGCTGGCCGCCGGAGAGCTGGGCCGGGCGGCGCTGCAGGTGGTCGCCGAGGCCGACCGACCCGGCGACCCGGGCGATCCAGCCGGGGTCGATCTCGCGTCCGGCCAGCCGCAGCGGCAGCGACACGTTGTCTTCGACCGTCAGCGACGACAGCAGGTTGTAGGCCTGGAACACGAAGCCGATGCGGTCGCGCCGGACCACCGTCAGCTCGTTGTCGGAGAGTGTCGACAGCTCGGTGTCGGCCAGCCGGACCGACCCCGACGTCGGCCGGTCGAGCCCGGCCGCGCAGTGCAGGAACGTGCTCTTGCCGGACCCGGACGGGCCCATCACCGCGGTGAAGGTGCCGACGGCGAGGTCGACGCCGACTTCGTGCAGCGCCGTGACCCGCTGCTCGCCACTGCCGTAGATCTTGGTCACGGCGTCGAGCCGGACCGCCGGTGCCGTCATGGTGTGCACGTCGCTTCCTCCTTGTAGGGCCTGGTCACGACGTTATGGATCGGCAGTGGCGGGAACGATCCCGCTGGCGCCCCGATCAATGGTGGTGCTGGGTATACCGTCTGGCGGCGCCCGCTCGGGCATGCTGAACACATGGACAGAGTGCGAGCGGCGTACCGGGCGACGCGGCGGGCGCTGCCGTTCCTGCTGCGCGGTCTCGTCAGCTCGGCGGTGGCGCTCGTCCTGCTGATCCGCGTGCTGCTGGTGGCCGCGTTCACGCTCGTCGGCGTGGGCTGGCTGGCCGTCCCGTCCACGGTGCGGGCGGTGCGCCGCTGGGCCGGCGACGAGCGCCACCGGGTCGCCACTTTCACCGGCCGCCCGGTCCCGCGGCCCTACGCCTCCCCCGACCCGCCGCGCACCCATCAGGACGACGCGGGCGCGCCGAAGGTGCCCACCCGCACGCTGCTCGCCGACCCCGCCACCTGGCGCGACGTCGGCTGGGTGCTGTTCCACGGCCTCACCGGGCTGGTCGTCGGGGTCGTGGCGGTGCTGCTGCCGCTGAGCGTCGTCAACGCCGCCGTGGTGCCCATCTACTGGTCGGCGATGCCGGCCGACGACCCGGTGCAGTCGCCGTACCCGGTGACGTCCTGGGCCGGTGCGCTGGGCATGCTGCCGCTCGGCTTCGGCTGGCTGGTGCTGACGCTGACGCTGGTGCCGTTGCTGGCCAGATGGCAGGCCGGGGTGGCCGGCCAGCTGCTGCGGCCGACGAAGGACGCGCGGCTGTCCGAACGCGTCACCGAGCTGACGGCCACCCGCGCGGCCGCGCTCGAGGCGCACGGCGCCGAGCTGCGGCGCATCGAGCGCGACCTCCACGACGGCACCCAGAACCGGCTGATGGGCGTCATCATGCACCTCGGCATCGCCGAACGGGCGCTGCGCCGCGACCCCACCTCCGCCCTGCCCCTGCTGCTCCAGGCGCAGAACCAGGCCGGCGACGCGCTGACCGAGCTGCGCGACGTCGTCCGCACCATCTACCCGCCGGTGCTGGCCGAGCGTGGCCTCGACGGCGCGCTGGCGGCGCTGGCGGCCCGCTGCGCGATACCGTGCACGCTGCGCGTCGACCGGCTGCGTCGGCTGCCCGCCGCGCTCGAGGCGGCCGCGTACTTCGTCGTCGCCGAGGCGCTGACGAACGCCTCGAAGCACAGCGGCGCCGACCACGTCGAGGTGACGCTGACACTGCGGCCCCCGGCCAGCCGGGGTGACGAGGAGACGCTGGTGATCCACGTTCGCGACGACGGCCACGGTGGCGCCGACGAGTCCGGCGGCAGCGGGCTGGCCGGCATCCGCCGCCGGGTCGCCGCGTTCGACGGCCAGACCACGGTGACCAGCCCGCTCGGCGGCCCGACGGTGGTCGAGGCGGTGATCCCGTGCGCGTCGTGATCGCCGAGGACGACACCCTGCTGCGCGAGGGTCTGGTGTTGCTGCTGGGCGGCGAGGGCATCGAGGTGGCCGCCGCCGTCGACAACCCCGTCGACTTCCTCGCGGCGGTGCGCGCCGAGCGGCCCGACGCCGCCGTCGTCGACGTGCGGCTGCCGCCCGACTTCAAGGCCGAGGGCATCGAGGCGGCCGCCGCGGCACGGCGCGAGCGGCCCGGACTGCCCGTCCTCGTACTGTCCGCCTACGTCGAGGACAGCTACGCCACCGAGTTGCTGGCCAACGGCGCCGACGGCGTCGGCTACCTGCTCAAGGAGCGCGTCGGCAAGGTCGAGCAGTTCCTCGACGCGTTGCACCGGGTGGCCCGCGGCGGCACCGTCATGGACCCCGAGGTGGTCTCGCAGCTCATGGTCCGCCGCCGCGCCGACGACCCGATCCGCACGCTCACGCCGCGCGAGCGGGAGGTGCTGGCGCTGATGGCCGAGGGCCTGGCCAACCCCGACATCGCGGCGCGCCTGGTGGTCACCGAGACCGCCGTCAGCAAGCACATCCGCAACATCTTCGCCAAACTCGGCCTCGCGCACGGCGACACCGGGCATCGCCGTGTGCTGGCCGTCCTCGCCTATCTGAAGTCGTGATCACCGGCGCTACCCAGTGTTCACTCGCGCGTGTCAGCATGGGGACATGGCGGAGCCGACCAAGCCGGAAGAGCGTTATCTCGACCGCGAGTTGTCGTGGCTCGCCTTCAACCACCGGGTGCTCGAGCTCGCCGAGGACCCCGACGTGCCGCTGCTGGAGCGGGCCCGCTTCCTGGCCATCTTCTCCAGCAATCTCGACGAGTTCTACATGATCCGCGTGGCCGGCCTGAAACGGCGCATGGCGGCCGGCGTCGCGTTCCCGTCGGTGAGCGGCATGATGCCGCGCGAGGTGCACGAACGCACGCTCGAACGCACCCGCGAGCTGATGGCCCGGCAGACCAAGTGCTTCCGCAGCGACGTGCTGCCGGCGCTGGTCAAGGAGGGCATCGACATCGCCCGGTGGGACGACCTCGACGACGCCGAGCACGTCAGGCTGCGGCGGCTGTTCAGCGAGCGGATCTTCCCGGTGCTGACGCCGCTGGCCGTCGACCCCGCCCATCCGTTCCCGTACATCTCCGGGCTGTCGCTGAACCTCGCCGTCGTCGTGCGCAACCCGCGCAACTCGACCGAGCACTTCGCCCGGGTCAAGGTGCCGCCGAACTTCCCGCGCTTCCTGCCGGTGGCCGAGCAGCGGTTCGTGCCGCTCGAGGACGTCATCGCCGCGCACCTCGCGCAGCTGTTCCCGGGCATGGAGGTGCTGCAGCACCACATGTTCCGGGTCACCCGCAACGAGGACGTCGAGGTCGAGGAGGACGACGCCGAGAACCTGCTGACCGCCATGGAGCGCGAGCTCATGCGGCGGCGGTTCGGCCCGGCGGTCCGGCTCGAGGTCGAGGAGACCGTCGACCCGCACGTGCTCGACCTGCTACAGCGCGAACTGGGCGTCAGCGACGGCGAGACGTTCATGCTGCCCGGCCCGCTCGACCTCACCGGCCTCACCGCCATCGCCGACCTCGACCGCGCGGAGCTGCGGTACCGGCCGTTCCTGCCGGCCACCCACCGCGACCTCCGCGACGTCGAGTCGGCGTCGCCGGCGGACATGTTCGCGGCCATCTCGAAGGCCGACGTGCTGGTGCACCACCCGTACGACTCGTTCTCCACCAGCGTGCAGCGCTTCGTCGAGCAGGCCGCGGCCGACCCCCGGGTGC containing:
- a CDS encoding RNA degradosome polyphosphate kinase; protein product: MAEPTKPEERYLDRELSWLAFNHRVLELAEDPDVPLLERARFLAIFSSNLDEFYMIRVAGLKRRMAAGVAFPSVSGMMPREVHERTLERTRELMARQTKCFRSDVLPALVKEGIDIARWDDLDDAEHVRLRRLFSERIFPVLTPLAVDPAHPFPYISGLSLNLAVVVRNPRNSTEHFARVKVPPNFPRFLPVAEQRFVPLEDVIAAHLAQLFPGMEVLQHHMFRVTRNEDVEVEEDDAENLLTAMERELMRRRFGPAVRLEVEETVDPHVLDLLQRELGVSDGETFMLPGPLDLTGLTAIADLDRAELRYRPFLPATHRDLRDVESASPADMFAAISKADVLVHHPYDSFSTSVQRFVEQAAADPRVLAIKQTLYRTSGDSPIVDALIDAAEAGKQVLAVVEIKARFDEQANITWARKLEQAGVHVVYGLVGLKTHCKLCLVVRDEAGGIQRYSHIGTGNYHPRTARIYEDMGLLTADADVAEDLNHLFNTLSGYSLESDYKRLLVAPHALRSGIVDRIQREIEHHRAGLPAGVRFKMNSIVDEAIIDALYEASEAGVPIDIWVRGICSIRAGVPGLSENVRVRSILGRFLEHSRIYSFENGGDAEHWIGSGDLMHRNLDRRVEALVRLSRPEHRHEVEGLFDLAFDPGTASWHLRPDGTWDRVHTDPDGAPLSDMQQVLIERKQRRRSTT
- a CDS encoding ABC transporter ATP-binding protein — protein: MTAPAVRLDAVTKIYGSGEQRVTALHEVGVDLAVGTFTAVMGPSGSGKSTFLHCAAGLDRPTSGSVRLADTELSTLSDNELTVVRRDRIGFVFQAYNLLSSLTVEDNVSLPLRLAGREIDPGWIARVAGSVGLGDHLQRRPAQLSGGQQQRVAIARALVTQPDAVFADEPTGALDTRTGRQVLELLRRIVDDSGQTVVMVTHDPVAASFADRVLFLADGRVTGVMDAPTAELVAERMTKLGAW
- a CDS encoding response regulator, whose translation is MRVVIAEDDTLLREGLVLLLGGEGIEVAAAVDNPVDFLAAVRAERPDAAVVDVRLPPDFKAEGIEAAAAARRERPGLPVLVLSAYVEDSYATELLANGADGVGYLLKERVGKVEQFLDALHRVARGGTVMDPEVVSQLMVRRRADDPIRTLTPREREVLALMAEGLANPDIAARLVVTETAVSKHIRNIFAKLGLAHGDTGHRRVLAVLAYLKS
- a CDS encoding sensor histidine kinase; translation: MDRVRAAYRATRRALPFLLRGLVSSAVALVLLIRVLLVAAFTLVGVGWLAVPSTVRAVRRWAGDERHRVATFTGRPVPRPYASPDPPRTHQDDAGAPKVPTRTLLADPATWRDVGWVLFHGLTGLVVGVVAVLLPLSVVNAAVVPIYWSAMPADDPVQSPYPVTSWAGALGMLPLGFGWLVLTLTLVPLLARWQAGVAGQLLRPTKDARLSERVTELTATRAAALEAHGAELRRIERDLHDGTQNRLMGVIMHLGIAERALRRDPTSALPLLLQAQNQAGDALTELRDVVRTIYPPVLAERGLDGALAALAARCAIPCTLRVDRLRRLPAALEAAAYFVVAEALTNASKHSGADHVEVTLTLRPPASRGDEETLVIHVRDDGHGGADESGGSGLAGIRRRVAAFDGQTTVTSPLGGPTVVEAVIPCAS